In a genomic window of Acidobacteriota bacterium:
- a CDS encoding 6-phosphofructokinase: MTEQARATAIGVLTSGGDAQGMNAAVRAVVRTALASGARVYAIYEGYQGMVDGGDRIREMSWGDVGGIMHRGGTVIGTARSEAFRTREGRLRAVEHLVERGIDRLVVIGGDGSLTGAHLFRQEWPGLLAELESSGRIGREAAARHGGLVVLGLVGSIDNDLVGIDMTIGADSALHRITDALDALGSTAASHQRVFVVEVMGRDCGYLALMGAVAGGADYVLLPEQPPDDGWEDRLGELVRAGRAAGRRDCLVVVAEGARDERGQPISSEYVRRVLEQRLDEEARVTILGHVQRGGAPSAFDRWMSTLVGAAAADEALSASPDAEPHAVGIRYNRVARVPLMQAVDDTRAAALAIASGDYDRAMRSRGGSFAEMWTTFTSLSQALPTVSSPVSQRRIAVLNAGGLASGMNTAVRAAVRLGLDRGHTMLGVHHGVDGLVSGDIVPIEWGSVDGWNSRGGAELGTSRTVPTGRALAAAAEKLLAHRIDAILMIGGWTGYETAEALAAHRSTFAAFDLPILCLPASINNDLPGSEVSIGADTALNVIVRALDGIKQSAVAVRRCFVVEVMGRYCGYLALMSGLASGAERVYLHEWGVSLADLQADLARMTDEFRAGKRLNLVVRNEYANERYSTEFMSTLFAEEGHGLFDVRRAVLGHLQQGGDPSPFDRIQATRLAARGMAWLDAQLKARGTDVACIGFVQGRVQVSDLADAMRRTDRKFRRPREQWWLELEAVAGRLAQPAAPA; the protein is encoded by the coding sequence ATGACGGAGCAGGCAAGAGCCACCGCGATTGGCGTGCTGACGAGCGGCGGCGACGCGCAGGGGATGAACGCTGCGGTGCGCGCCGTCGTGCGCACGGCGCTGGCGTCGGGCGCGCGGGTCTACGCGATCTACGAAGGCTACCAGGGCATGGTCGACGGTGGCGATCGCATCCGCGAAATGTCATGGGGCGACGTCGGCGGCATCATGCACCGCGGGGGGACGGTGATCGGCACGGCGAGGTCCGAGGCGTTCCGGACGCGCGAAGGGCGCCTTCGGGCCGTCGAGCACCTCGTCGAACGCGGCATCGACCGGCTGGTGGTCATCGGCGGCGACGGCAGCCTGACGGGCGCGCACCTCTTCAGGCAGGAATGGCCGGGCCTTCTGGCCGAGCTCGAGTCGTCGGGGCGCATCGGCCGCGAAGCCGCGGCCAGGCATGGTGGCCTGGTCGTGCTCGGCCTCGTGGGGTCGATCGACAACGACCTCGTCGGCATCGACATGACGATCGGGGCCGACTCGGCGCTGCATCGCATCACCGACGCCCTCGATGCGCTCGGCAGTACGGCCGCGAGCCACCAGCGGGTGTTCGTGGTCGAGGTGATGGGACGCGACTGCGGGTACCTCGCTCTGATGGGCGCGGTAGCCGGCGGCGCGGACTACGTGCTGCTTCCCGAGCAGCCGCCCGACGACGGGTGGGAGGACCGACTCGGCGAGCTCGTGCGCGCGGGTCGCGCCGCGGGCAGGCGCGACTGTCTCGTCGTCGTGGCCGAGGGCGCGCGCGACGAGAGGGGGCAGCCGATCTCGAGCGAGTACGTGCGGAGGGTGCTCGAGCAGCGCCTCGACGAGGAAGCCAGGGTCACCATCCTGGGCCACGTGCAGCGGGGTGGCGCGCCGAGCGCGTTCGACCGCTGGATGAGCACGCTCGTCGGCGCGGCGGCAGCCGACGAGGCTCTCTCGGCATCACCCGACGCCGAGCCCCACGCGGTGGGCATCCGCTACAACCGCGTCGCGCGCGTACCGCTGATGCAGGCGGTCGACGACACACGCGCCGCGGCGCTCGCCATCGCGTCGGGCGACTACGACCGCGCGATGCGCTCGCGCGGGGGCAGCTTCGCCGAGATGTGGACGACGTTCACGTCGCTGTCGCAGGCGCTGCCGACGGTGTCGTCGCCGGTGTCGCAGCGCCGGATCGCCGTCCTCAACGCGGGCGGGCTCGCCTCGGGCATGAACACGGCCGTGAGGGCCGCCGTGCGCCTCGGCCTCGACCGCGGGCACACCATGCTCGGCGTGCACCACGGCGTCGACGGCCTCGTCTCCGGCGACATCGTTCCGATCGAATGGGGAAGCGTCGATGGCTGGAACTCGCGTGGCGGGGCCGAGCTCGGGACGAGCCGCACGGTGCCGACGGGGAGGGCGCTGGCCGCGGCTGCGGAGAAGCTGCTCGCCCATCGAATCGATGCCATTCTCATGATCGGCGGGTGGACCGGCTACGAGACGGCCGAGGCCCTGGCGGCGCACCGCTCGACGTTCGCGGCGTTCGACCTGCCGATCCTGTGCCTGCCCGCGTCGATCAACAACGACCTGCCGGGCTCCGAGGTGAGCATCGGCGCCGATACCGCGCTCAACGTGATCGTCCGCGCCCTCGACGGCATCAAGCAGTCGGCCGTGGCCGTGCGACGGTGCTTCGTCGTCGAGGTCATGGGCCGCTATTGCGGGTACCTGGCGCTGATGAGCGGCCTGGCGAGCGGCGCCGAGCGGGTGTACCTCCACGAGTGGGGCGTGTCGCTGGCCGACCTGCAGGCCGACCTCGCCCGCATGACCGACGAGTTCAGGGCCGGCAAGCGCCTGAACCTCGTCGTCCGCAACGAGTACGCCAACGAGCGCTATTCGACCGAGTTCATGTCGACCCTGTTCGCGGAGGAGGGCCATGGCCTGTTCGACGTGCGCAGGGCCGTCCTCGGTCACCTGCAGCAGGGCGGTGACCCGTCGCCGTTCGACCGCATTCAGGCCACGCGACTGGCGGCGCGAGGCATGGCGTGGCTCGACGCGCAACTGAAGGCGCGCGGCACCGACGTCGCCTGCATCGGTTTCGTGCAGGGACGGGTCCAGGTCTCCGACCTGGCCGACGCCATGAGGCGGACCGACCGCAAGTTCCGGCGCCCGCGCGAACAGTGGTGGCTCGAGCTCGAGGCCGTTGCCGGGCGGCTGGCCCAGCCAGCCGCGCCGGCCTGA
- a CDS encoding ABC transporter ATP-binding protein, with the protein MLTLDHVSKIYEAPDGPLPILRDVSLALDAGDACAIVGPSGSGKSTLLHVLGTLDAPTSGRVTFDGTNPFALDETALATFRNAHIGFVFQDHCLLPQCTVLENVLTPTLVASPRPADATGRARHLLDRVGLGHRLAHRPAELSGGEKQRVAIARALVNDPRLVLCDEPTGNLDHRSADTVADLLLELHASRRGLLVVVTHSTDLARRFARRYQIVEGALTTTS; encoded by the coding sequence GTGCTGACGCTCGACCACGTGTCGAAGATCTACGAGGCGCCCGACGGCCCGCTGCCGATCCTCCGTGACGTCTCTCTCGCCCTCGACGCCGGAGACGCCTGCGCCATCGTCGGTCCGTCGGGCAGCGGGAAGAGCACGCTGCTGCACGTACTCGGTACGCTCGACGCGCCCACGAGCGGGCGGGTGACCTTCGACGGGACCAACCCGTTCGCCCTCGACGAGACCGCCCTCGCGACGTTTCGAAACGCTCACATCGGCTTCGTGTTCCAGGATCACTGCCTCCTGCCGCAGTGTACGGTCCTCGAGAACGTGCTGACGCCGACGCTCGTGGCGAGCCCGCGCCCCGCCGATGCCACCGGCCGCGCGCGCCACCTGCTCGACCGCGTCGGCCTCGGCCACCGGCTCGCCCACCGCCCTGCTGAGCTGTCGGGCGGCGAGAAGCAACGCGTTGCGATCGCTCGGGCCCTCGTCAACGACCCGCGGCTCGTCCTCTGCGACGAGCCCACCGGCAACCTCGATCACCGGTCGGCCGACACGGTCGCCGACCTGCTGCTCGAGCTCCACGCCAGCCGTCGGGGCCTGCTCGTCGTCGTCACGCACAGCACCGACCTCGCGCGCCGCTTCGCGCGCCGCTACCAGATCGTCGAGGGCGCCCTGACGACGACGTCATGA
- a CDS encoding PQQ-binding-like beta-propeller repeat protein, which translates to MRRLPLFTACLTVGVLASPAAGDWPHWRGPSFHGVSPETNLPVRWSDTENVAWRVAMPAWSGSTPIISGETIFLNVADGDDLSLWALDRGQGDVAWKAHLGGGNQRQRKQNMSSPSPVTDGRHVFVMTGTGVLKAFDFAGKEIWGRDIQNDYGRFGLNWGYASSPLLHDGALFVQVLHGMKTDDPSYILRIDAATGKTVWRVERPTDAIRESPDSYTTPALVRHDGREEIVISGGDSVTGHDPVTGRELWRLNGLNPENNPFYRIVASPVVGDGMIFVPSRERPLVAVRAGGRGDVTESHRLWAFNNGPDVPSPVFDGRYLFIVNDKGIVYCLDAKTGEQVWGPQRLAPGTYSGSPVLADGRIYVTNEDGLTSVFRAGSSFELLAENALNDYVLSSPAVSEGQVFVRTAQWLYAIGDRRPGR; encoded by the coding sequence ATGCGTCGACTTCCCCTGTTCACCGCCTGCCTGACAGTGGGCGTCCTGGCGTCTCCGGCGGCCGGCGACTGGCCGCACTGGCGCGGACCGTCGTTCCACGGCGTGAGCCCCGAGACGAACCTGCCGGTGAGGTGGTCCGACACGGAGAACGTCGCGTGGCGGGTGGCGATGCCGGCGTGGAGCGGGTCGACGCCCATCATCTCCGGTGAGACGATCTTCCTGAACGTCGCCGACGGCGACGACCTCTCCCTCTGGGCCCTCGACCGGGGCCAGGGCGACGTCGCGTGGAAGGCGCACCTCGGCGGGGGCAACCAGCGCCAGCGCAAGCAGAACATGTCGTCGCCTTCTCCGGTGACCGACGGCCGCCACGTGTTCGTGATGACGGGCACCGGGGTGCTCAAAGCCTTCGATTTCGCTGGAAAGGAGATCTGGGGACGCGACATCCAGAACGACTACGGACGCTTCGGCCTCAACTGGGGCTATGCCTCGTCGCCGCTGCTGCACGACGGCGCGCTGTTCGTGCAGGTCCTGCACGGGATGAAGACCGACGACCCGTCGTATATCCTGCGTATCGACGCGGCGACGGGCAAAACCGTCTGGCGCGTCGAGCGACCAACCGACGCGATCCGTGAATCGCCCGACTCGTACACGACACCGGCGCTGGTGCGGCACGACGGGCGGGAGGAGATCGTCATCAGCGGCGGGGACTCTGTGACGGGGCACGATCCAGTGACGGGCAGGGAGTTGTGGCGGCTCAACGGGCTGAACCCGGAGAACAACCCCTTCTATCGCATCGTCGCCTCGCCCGTCGTCGGCGACGGGATGATCTTCGTGCCGAGCCGCGAGCGGCCGCTCGTGGCGGTCCGCGCGGGCGGCCGGGGCGACGTCACCGAGTCGCACCGGCTGTGGGCGTTCAACAACGGCCCCGACGTGCCGTCACCCGTGTTCGACGGCCGGTACCTGTTCATCGTCAACGACAAGGGCATCGTCTACTGCCTCGACGCGAAGACGGGCGAGCAGGTGTGGGGCCCGCAGCGGCTCGCTCCTGGAACCTACAGCGGGTCGCCCGTGCTGGCCGATGGCAGGATCTACGTCACGAACGAGGATGGTCTGACGAGCGTGTTCCGCGCCGGGTCGTCCTTCGAGCTGCTCGCAGAGAACGCACTGAACGACTACGTTCTCAGCTCGCCGGCGGTGTCGGAGGGTCAGGTGTTCGTTCGCACGGCCCAGTGGCTGTACGCCATCGGCGATCGGCGGCCGGGGCGCTGA
- a CDS encoding AI-2E family transporter, protein MSQDRFRKGFLLLLVVAISAGFLWLVHGFVLTILLAAIFAGLGHPVYRRLLGLVRGRAPLASALTVLLGLVLVVGPLLTVAGVVVAEAVRVSEGVRPRVQELLAQPVVIDQYLERVPGYARIAPYREQILVKAGELVGGLGGFLVQSLSNTTRGTVTFFFHFFLLLYAMFFLLMDGRAMLARALTYLPLREAEKDLMLGKFVSVTRATVKGTLLIGLAQGVLAGIAFWVVGIDGAVFWGTVMVVLSVIPAVGAALVWVPAAIILAVMGSVGKAIGLALFCGIVVGSVDNVLRPKLVGRDTQMHDLMILFSTLGGIIALGPVGFIVGPIVAALFVTTWELFGVAYRDLLDSPEPASAETGSPAE, encoded by the coding sequence ATGTCCCAGGACCGGTTTCGCAAGGGCTTTTTGCTGCTGCTGGTCGTCGCCATCTCGGCCGGGTTCCTGTGGCTCGTGCACGGCTTCGTCCTGACGATCCTGCTCGCGGCGATCTTCGCGGGCCTCGGCCACCCCGTCTACCGGCGGCTGCTCGGCCTCGTCCGGGGCCGGGCGCCGCTCGCCTCGGCGCTCACGGTGCTGCTCGGCCTCGTGCTCGTGGTCGGCCCGCTGCTGACCGTGGCGGGCGTCGTGGTCGCCGAGGCCGTCCGCGTGAGCGAGGGCGTGCGTCCGCGCGTCCAGGAACTGCTCGCCCAGCCCGTCGTGATCGACCAGTACCTCGAACGCGTGCCCGGCTACGCGCGCATCGCGCCGTACCGCGAACAGATTCTCGTCAAGGCGGGCGAGCTCGTCGGCGGACTCGGCGGGTTTCTCGTCCAGTCGTTGTCCAACACGACCCGCGGCACGGTCACGTTCTTTTTCCACTTCTTCCTGCTGCTCTACGCGATGTTCTTCCTGCTGATGGACGGCAGGGCGATGCTGGCGCGGGCCCTCACCTACCTCCCGCTGCGCGAAGCCGAGAAGGACCTGATGCTCGGGAAGTTCGTCTCGGTGACGCGCGCCACGGTGAAGGGCACCTTGCTGATTGGCCTTGCGCAGGGCGTCCTCGCCGGGATCGCGTTCTGGGTGGTGGGCATCGACGGCGCGGTCTTCTGGGGCACCGTGATGGTCGTGCTCTCGGTCATCCCGGCGGTGGGCGCGGCGCTGGTCTGGGTGCCGGCCGCGATCATCCTGGCCGTCATGGGCTCGGTCGGCAAGGCGATTGGGCTCGCCCTGTTCTGCGGAATCGTCGTGGGCAGCGTCGACAACGTGCTCAGGCCGAAGCTCGTCGGCCGAGACACGCAGATGCACGACCTCATGATCCTCTTCTCGACGCTGGGGGGGATCATCGCGCTCGGACCGGTGGGCTTCATCGTCGGGCCCATCGTCGCGGCGCTGTTCGTGACGACCTGGGAGCTCTTCGGCGTCGCCTACCGCGACCTGCTCGACAGCCCCGAACCCGCCAGCGCCGAGACCGGCTCGCCGGCGGAGTGA
- a CDS encoding FtsX-like permease family protein: MTRRTLALRSLVYFWRTHTATTAGLATAVAVLTGALLVGESVRASLRSIVVGRLGTTDVVVSGASYFSEGLAGTSIGTVVRAAVPIVVLEGAVVHEPSKRRAGRVTVYGVDDRFWSFHGRTDLASGPGPRDAWVGEALADHLGAAPGDDLVLTVERAEAIPAGALQGRRDEPGRLIRVTIGRTLAASDLGEFSFAWQQATPRIVFVPLSRLQRDLDRRGRVNALLVAFAPEAIDSSGVPTAEAHQALADRLREVYALGDIGLRVRLAGPGPMVAVESESGFVSPALAGEVDAVARRAGLAALPVLTYIANTIRLGQREIPYSTVSALDLTAYGHPTATARSPNAPPAMASGLPPLWLNAWAADDLGARPGDQVELDYFVWRDEDGLSTQSTAFELAGVVPLSGAGVDADLTPEYPGITGETSLADWDPPFPVDLSRVRDVDERYWDDYRTTPKAFVLPDDGRRLWSTRYGDATSFRFAFEGGATDRHVDDLTRALRDAIDPVAAGALVVLPVRRDGLEAARGTTDFGEYFLYFSAFLMASALLLAGLFFRLGVDQRSREIGLLRAVGFSPPLVRRLLLAEGTAIAALGTFSGTLLGVAYAWAIMHALSTWWVGAVGTTALALSVSARPLALGAAGGLVTSLVVLGWALGRLVAVSPRWLLANAPGADVRTATAAGARATARRMTRIAVGLAIVGLVLLAAALLEGIDPVAGFFGAGLAGLGAALAAFRASLGRTSDVGPSRPWRAIVGLGVRGAEFRPGRAALAVALIAFATFVIVAVGAFRRDAGRNPADPASGTGGFALMVETTLPVMHDANSPGGREDISAIPPPIDLDDVRFWRLRLRPGEDGSCVNLYRPRNPRLLGVPPGLAEANRFSFSRSLAETPAERENPWTLLDRRFDDGSVPAIVDQTSLSYVLHMKLGDVFEIDRAPAPPIRLRLVAALADSMLQSELLIAEQAFLELFPNLDGARVLLVDAPFDRVPELSTGLEAWLDDYGAEAMSTTERLAGFHRVENTYLSTFQALGALGLLLGTVGVGLVLLRGVLEQRREIAVLRAVGYQPKHLALLVVAESAFLTGWGLAAGALCAVVAVVPAVAERAQGLPVGSLALLVIGVAAVALLSSLAAARAASRTPLISTLRTE; this comes from the coding sequence ATGACCCGGCGGACCCTGGCGCTTCGCAGCCTCGTGTACTTCTGGCGGACGCACACGGCCACGACCGCCGGGCTCGCGACCGCGGTCGCCGTGCTCACGGGCGCGCTGCTCGTCGGGGAGTCGGTGCGCGCGAGCCTCCGCTCGATCGTCGTCGGCCGTCTCGGCACCACGGATGTCGTGGTCTCCGGGGCGTCGTACTTCAGTGAAGGGCTCGCTGGCACCAGCATCGGCACCGTGGTGCGGGCCGCCGTGCCGATCGTCGTGCTCGAGGGGGCGGTGGTGCACGAGCCCTCGAAGCGGCGCGCCGGCCGGGTGACGGTCTACGGGGTCGACGATCGCTTCTGGAGCTTCCACGGCCGCACGGACCTCGCCTCGGGTCCGGGTCCACGGGACGCGTGGGTCGGCGAGGCGCTGGCCGACCACCTCGGGGCGGCGCCGGGCGACGACCTCGTGCTCACCGTCGAGCGGGCCGAGGCCATCCCGGCCGGCGCGCTGCAGGGGCGCCGCGACGAACCTGGCCGGCTGATTCGCGTGACCATCGGCAGGACCCTCGCGGCAAGCGACCTCGGCGAGTTCTCCTTCGCGTGGCAGCAGGCGACGCCCCGCATCGTGTTCGTCCCGCTCTCCAGGCTGCAGCGTGACCTCGACCGGCGCGGGCGCGTGAACGCGTTGCTCGTGGCGTTCGCGCCCGAGGCCATCGATTCGTCGGGCGTGCCGACGGCCGAAGCCCACCAGGCGCTCGCCGATCGGCTGCGCGAGGTCTACGCGCTTGGCGACATCGGCCTGCGCGTCCGACTCGCCGGCCCGGGGCCGATGGTCGCCGTCGAGAGCGAGAGCGGCTTCGTGTCGCCCGCGCTGGCCGGCGAGGTCGACGCGGTGGCCCGACGCGCCGGCCTCGCGGCCCTTCCGGTGCTCACCTACATCGCGAACACGATCCGCCTCGGACAGCGCGAGATCCCCTACTCGACGGTCAGCGCCCTCGACCTGACCGCGTACGGCCATCCCACCGCCACGGCTCGCTCGCCAAACGCCCCCCCGGCCATGGCCTCGGGCCTGCCGCCACTCTGGCTCAATGCCTGGGCGGCCGACGATCTCGGCGCGCGCCCGGGCGACCAGGTGGAGCTCGATTACTTCGTCTGGCGCGACGAGGATGGGCTGTCGACGCAGTCGACGGCCTTCGAGCTCGCTGGCGTCGTACCTCTATCGGGCGCGGGCGTCGACGCCGACCTGACGCCGGAGTACCCGGGGATCACCGGCGAGACGAGCCTCGCCGACTGGGACCCGCCCTTTCCAGTCGACCTGTCGCGGGTGCGCGATGTCGACGAACGCTACTGGGACGACTACCGGACCACACCGAAGGCGTTCGTCCTGCCCGACGATGGCCGTCGTCTCTGGAGCACGCGATACGGCGACGCGACGTCGTTCCGGTTCGCCTTCGAGGGAGGCGCGACCGACCGGCACGTCGACGACCTGACGCGCGCGCTTCGCGACGCGATCGACCCGGTGGCCGCAGGAGCGCTCGTCGTGCTGCCGGTCAGGCGCGACGGACTCGAAGCGGCACGCGGCACCACGGATTTCGGCGAGTATTTCCTGTACTTCAGCGCGTTCCTGATGGCCTCGGCACTCCTGCTCGCCGGGCTGTTCTTCCGCCTCGGCGTGGACCAGCGGTCGCGTGAAATCGGCCTGCTGCGCGCCGTGGGGTTCTCACCGCCGCTCGTCCGGCGCCTGTTGCTCGCCGAGGGCACGGCGATCGCCGCGCTGGGCACGTTCTCCGGAACCCTTCTCGGCGTCGCGTACGCGTGGGCCATCATGCACGCGCTGTCGACCTGGTGGGTCGGCGCCGTGGGCACGACGGCCCTCGCGTTGAGCGTCTCGGCGCGCCCCCTGGCGCTCGGCGCGGCCGGAGGCCTCGTCACGAGCCTGGTCGTGCTCGGGTGGGCGCTCGGGCGCCTCGTCGCGGTGTCGCCACGATGGCTGCTCGCCAATGCCCCGGGTGCCGACGTCCGGACCGCAACGGCGGCGGGCGCGCGGGCCACGGCGCGGCGGATGACGCGCATCGCGGTGGGGCTCGCGATCGTCGGCCTGGTGCTGCTCGCCGCCGCCCTCCTCGAGGGCATCGACCCGGTCGCGGGCTTCTTCGGGGCGGGTCTGGCCGGCCTCGGCGCCGCCCTCGCGGCCTTCCGCGCCTCGCTCGGACGCACCTCGGACGTCGGTCCGTCGCGGCCGTGGCGGGCTATCGTGGGCCTTGGCGTGCGCGGCGCCGAGTTCCGGCCCGGCCGCGCGGCCCTCGCCGTCGCGCTCATCGCCTTTGCCACCTTCGTCATCGTCGCCGTCGGCGCGTTCCGGCGAGACGCCGGCCGCAACCCCGCCGACCCAGCCAGCGGCACGGGCGGCTTCGCCTTGATGGTCGAGACGACCTTGCCCGTGATGCACGACGCGAACTCGCCGGGCGGGCGGGAGGACATCTCGGCGATTCCCCCACCGATCGATCTCGACGACGTGCGGTTCTGGCGCCTGCGCCTGCGTCCTGGAGAAGACGGCAGTTGCGTCAACCTGTACCGGCCCAGGAACCCGCGTCTGCTCGGGGTGCCTCCCGGGCTCGCCGAGGCCAACCGCTTCTCGTTCAGCCGCTCGCTGGCCGAGACGCCCGCCGAACGCGAGAACCCGTGGACCCTGCTCGACCGACGGTTCGACGATGGCAGCGTGCCGGCCATTGTCGACCAGACGTCGCTCAGCTACGTCCTCCACATGAAGCTCGGCGATGTCTTCGAAATCGACCGGGCACCGGCGCCCCCGATCCGCCTGCGCCTGGTGGCCGCCCTTGCCGACAGCATGCTGCAGTCCGAACTGCTGATCGCCGAGCAGGCCTTTCTGGAGCTCTTCCCCAATCTCGACGGCGCGCGCGTGCTGCTCGTCGACGCGCCGTTCGATCGCGTGCCGGAGCTCTCGACCGGGCTCGAGGCGTGGCTCGACGACTACGGCGCCGAGGCGATGTCGACCACCGAGCGGCTGGCCGGCTTTCACCGGGTCGAGAACACGTACCTGTCGACGTTCCAGGCGCTCGGCGCGTTGGGACTTCTGCTCGGCACCGTCGGGGTTGGTCTGGTCCTGCTGCGTGGCGTGCTCGAGCAGCGGCGCGAGATCGCGGTGCTGAGGGCGGTCGGTTATCAGCCGAAGCACCTGGCGCTGCTCGTCGTGGCCGAGAGCGCGTTTCTCACGGGCTGGGGTCTCGCCGCAGGCGCGCTCTGCGCCGTCGTTGCGGTCGTGCCCGCCGTCGCCGAGCGGGCCCAGGGCCTGCCCGTCGGATCGCTCGCCCTGCTCGTGATCGGCGTCGCTGCGGTCGCCCTGCTCTCGTCGCTCGCGGCGGCGCGGGCGGCCAGCCGCACGCCCCTCATCTCGACGCTCCGAACCGAGTAG
- a CDS encoding PAS domain S-box protein: MPSNAVRATAPAVRALRAHPSWPVVGVAGAVLCVSAVAVTWYAEIALEAALAAGDTSTATRVVPRALAALLGVAVLLAVGVSVAAAASFSRRLRRAIDPIASVLTRRAGGETAARVVAADDEWVRGLGGLLNETLDAVDAAAAEARQVADQALLTAGGQQRALLDAADEVGIVFTDVDGLIRVFNRGAERVFGYRAAEMVDRQTPVGLHLATEVEQRGRELSWQFERDIAGFDVFSERVRREGRERRDWTCIRKDGTAITVDLVVTAVHGPAGEIVGYLGVATDITERRRTERELDQARERAEEASRAKSEFLAVMSHEIRTPMNGVLGMTSLLLETALTPEQRDYVNALHQSGESLLRIINDILDFSKVESGRMTIESVDFDLRPAIRDAVGLVAPRAQQKGVVVEVDIDPTIPERVVGDPGRIRQVLLNLVSNAIKFTERGSVRVAVTAAPAPGDRKLRVAVEDTGIGIDPTRIGSIFEPFEQADASTTRRFGGTGLGLAISQRLVTAMGGDIGVESAPGRGSTFWFRLPLRVASPSAGDGSEGRPVEPLVLSDAADDVSPAFAPGPAASVLVAEANPIGQHLARRLLGRLGCVVDTTADGAEAVALASRGHYDLILVDDDLPAVDGMGVIERLRACHAAASAWIVGLVADARAEGERRVGAEPDAYLVRPVTADRLSAVLERLQVAGRSVA, from the coding sequence ATGCCGTCGAATGCCGTCCGCGCCACCGCTCCCGCCGTACGGGCCCTCAGGGCCCATCCCTCGTGGCCCGTCGTCGGGGTCGCCGGCGCGGTGCTGTGTGTCTCGGCGGTCGCGGTCACGTGGTACGCGGAGATCGCGCTCGAGGCGGCCCTCGCCGCAGGCGACACATCGACCGCGACCAGGGTCGTACCCCGCGCCCTGGCAGCGCTGCTGGGCGTGGCCGTCCTCTTGGCCGTCGGCGTCTCCGTGGCCGCCGCCGCGTCGTTCTCGCGACGGCTGCGTCGGGCTATCGACCCCATCGCCAGTGTCCTGACGAGACGAGCCGGCGGCGAGACCGCCGCCCGGGTCGTGGCTGCCGACGACGAGTGGGTGAGGGGGCTCGGTGGCCTGCTGAACGAGACGCTCGACGCGGTCGACGCCGCCGCCGCCGAGGCTCGCCAGGTGGCCGACCAGGCGCTGCTGACGGCCGGCGGGCAGCAACGCGCCCTGCTCGACGCCGCCGACGAGGTCGGGATCGTCTTCACCGACGTCGACGGGCTGATCCGTGTCTTCAATCGAGGCGCCGAGCGGGTCTTCGGCTACAGGGCGGCCGAGATGGTCGATCGCCAGACGCCGGTCGGGCTTCACCTGGCGACCGAGGTCGAGCAGCGCGGCCGGGAGCTGAGCTGGCAGTTCGAGCGCGACATCGCCGGCTTCGACGTGTTCTCCGAGCGTGTGCGCCGCGAGGGCCGCGAGCGCCGCGACTGGACCTGCATCCGCAAGGACGGCACGGCCATCACCGTCGACCTGGTCGTCACCGCGGTCCACGGTCCCGCGGGCGAGATTGTCGGCTACCTCGGCGTGGCCACCGACATCACCGAGCGGCGCCGCACGGAGCGCGAGCTCGATCAGGCCAGGGAGCGGGCCGAGGAGGCCAGCCGGGCGAAGAGCGAGTTCCTCGCGGTGATGAGCCACGAGATCCGCACGCCGATGAACGGCGTGCTCGGCATGACGTCGCTGCTGCTCGAGACGGCGCTCACGCCGGAGCAGCGCGACTACGTGAACGCCCTCCACCAGTCGGGAGAATCGCTACTCAGAATCATCAACGACATCCTCGACTTCTCGAAGGTGGAGTCGGGCCGCATGACCATCGAGTCGGTCGACTTCGACCTGCGGCCCGCCATTCGCGACGCCGTCGGGCTCGTCGCCCCACGCGCGCAACAAAAGGGCGTCGTCGTCGAGGTCGACATCGATCCGACGATTCCAGAGCGCGTCGTCGGCGATCCCGGACGCATCCGGCAGGTGTTGCTGAACCTGGTGTCGAACGCCATCAAGTTCACCGAGCGAGGCTCGGTGCGCGTCGCGGTCACTGCCGCACCGGCCCCGGGCGACCGCAAGCTGCGGGTCGCCGTCGAGGACACCGGCATCGGTATCGACCCCACGCGGATCGGGTCGATCTTCGAGCCGTTCGAGCAGGCCGACGCGTCGACCACGCGGCGCTTCGGCGGCACGGGCCTCGGACTGGCCATCAGCCAGCGCCTCGTCACGGCCATGGGCGGCGACATTGGCGTCGAGAGCGCGCCCGGCCGTGGTTCGACCTTCTGGTTCCGGCTCCCGTTGCGGGTGGCGTCGCCGTCTGCCGGCGACGGGAGTGAGGGCCGACCGGTTGAACCGCTGGTGCTGAGCGACGCCGCCGACGACGTGTCTCCGGCGTTCGCCCCCGGTCCAGCCGCGAGCGTGCTGGTCGCCGAGGCCAATCCGATCGGCCAGCACCTCGCGCGCAGGCTCCTCGGTCGTCTGGGGTGTGTCGTCGACACCACGGCGGACGGTGCCGAGGCCGTCGCCCTGGCCAGCCGCGGCCACTACGATCTCATTCTGGTCGATGACGATCTGCCTGCGGTCGACGGCATGGGCGTCATCGAGCGCCTGCGTGCCTGCCACGCGGCCGCCTCGGCGTGGATCGTCGGGCTCGTTGCCGACGCGCGGGCGGAGGGGGAGCGTCGGGTCGGAGCGGAACCCGATGCGTACCTGGTGCGGCCGGTGACCGCCGACCGGCTCTCCGCCGTGCTCGAGCGGCTCCAGGTGGCGGGCCGCAGTGTCGCGTGA